A window of Solanum stenotomum isolate F172 chromosome 3, ASM1918654v1, whole genome shotgun sequence contains these coding sequences:
- the LOC125859810 gene encoding conserved oligomeric Golgi complex subunit 8-like, with protein MNELRPCAPLSLKHVLAQELAKGLQAVSDALLRYNTTRMLRENESLLFLSLCRAFIEVAFPHSVTCFGRCYPGGAPLIADATTLFDGISRLLATSSSRELPKPVRNSEANSISENGDV; from the exons ATGAATGAATTACGACCTTGTGCTCCCTTGAGTTTAAAACATGTGCTTGCACAAGAACTGGCGAAAGGATTGCAGGCTGTTTCTGATGCTTTACTGAGATATAACACTACTCGCATGCTTCGAGAAAACGAGTCTCTGCTTTTCCTATCACTATGTCGAGCATTTATTGAG GTTGCTTTCCCACACAGTGTTACTTGTTTTGGTCGTTGTTATCCGGGTGGAGCTCCTCTTATAGCCGATGCCACAACTCTATTCGACGGAATTAGCCGATTATTGGCAACCTCTTCCTCCAGAGAACTTCCAAAACCAGTTCGTAATTCAGAGGCCAATAGTATATCAGAAAATGGCGATGTGTAA